The region TCTAAACCACTCATTGAAGGCATAGAGATATCCAAAAAAGCTATATCTATTTTTTGTTTAGCAACTTCTGTAATAGCTTTAATAGGAGAATCACACTCTACTATATCATCTATTCCTTGTTCAGTTAAAAGTCTTTTTAATCTACTTAAAGCTAATTTTTCATCATCTACAATTAATACTTTCAAACTATTTTCCCTCCAAACTTATAACAAAGTTCATTTTATCATTCTTAGTATTGTAGCTTAACTTTCCAACTTTTAATAAAACTAATCTTCGCTCTAAATTACTAAGTCCTGTACCAAATATAAGCTTTTCACTTATTTTACCGTTATTTAGTACTATAATAGTATCATTATCAATTTTTATCTCAATATTTAACTTTTTTGAGTCATATCCGTGTTTTATAGCATTTTCAACCAAAAGTTGTATAGAAAATTTAGGTACTATTATCTCTTTATTTTTTATATTTGAAATAATTATAAGCTCAATATTATTATCAAATCTAATATTTTCAATACCAACATATGTTTTTACCATCTCAAGTTCAGTTTTTAATGGTATTAAGCTATCTTTATTTATAGCATTTCTTAAAAATTTGGATAAATCTAATGTTGCTTTTTCTGCTTTTTGTTTATCAAGATAGATTAGTTCTGATATGGAATTTAGTGCATTAAAAAGAAAATGTGGATTTAATTCACTCTCTAATGCTTTTATTTTACTCTCTAAAATTTCACTATTTATACTCTCATTTTTATATTTCATTGCTATAAACTGATGAAGAATCAAACCAATTAAAAAGGTTAAAAAACCACTTATAATACTTATATAAAACCAAAAATCTGAGATATACTCAATAATCGTAAAATCAGTTTTACTAAATAAATAATAATTAAAACAAAAACCTAAAAACCCTGAAAGAAAAGAGAAAATAAAACTCATAAGTATCCAAAATTTCTCTTTGATTTTTGGTAAAACTAATTCGTTTGATAAAGTTATAAAAATAAAAGCAAAAAAAGAGATACTAATTGCACTACATGTGCTAAAAACTACTGTACTTATCCCACGTAAACTTTTATCTAAAAATAAAAAGAAAAAAGATATTAAAAATCCAAAAAGTGCACCAATTAAAATAATATAAAGCCAATCTTTATAAGAAATTTTCAACTTTACACTATCCATTTAATTCCTCATTTAATACTTTCACACCAATTGCAATCCCAGGCCAACCTTGCCCAGCAAAAATTGTATCTCCCACATTATATAAACCTTTAAAAGGAGTTGTACAACTTGGTAAATTAAGTATGTTTTTAATTGTTATTGCATTTCCACCACAATTTGCTCTATTTATATATCTTCTAAAAGTTTTTGAAGTGGCACTTGATATATTAATTATATCTTTTTTATTAATATTCTCAAAATGTTCTAAAAAAGAGTTTATAATAAATTCTTCACAAACAGCTTTTTGTTTTATATATTCATCTTTATTTATATTTTCCCAATAAGTAGCATTTGTGTGTGTTGATATTGTAACGCTATAACCATTTTTACTCATCACTTTGTCATCTTTTGAAGAAAATGAGATAAAAAAAGAGTTGGAAATTGTATTTGGAATCTGTGAATCTAAAATTATTTGATAATGATGAAGAGGTTCTTCACTAGTTTGTAAATTAAAATTTATAACAAAGGCACTTTGATTATTAAAAGTGAATTGCTGATAATATTCTTGAATCTTTTTATCTTCAAATAAATTTGCACTATCATATACAGTTGAATTTAAAATTAAATTTGAAGTTAAATATTCATCTTTTTTTGATATGAGTCTATATTTATCTTTTTCTTTTATTACTTTTATGATTTGTTCTTTTCTTTTTAGCTCAATATCTTTTAACAATCCTTCAAATAAACTTCCCATTCCACCATTTACATAAAAAACATCATGAAATGGATATGCTAATCCCAAAGCTAAAGATAATACTGGTATCTCTTTTGAAGTAGTTTGAAGTGTAATTAGTAATTGGGCATCAATAAAATCTTGATACTCTTTAGAGATATCACCTAAAATCTCTTTTATAAAACTTTTTGCACTTTTAAATGTATATGTATTAAAGTTAAAAAAAAGCTCTATAAAAGAGTTTGCTGTTTTTATATATGCATTTAATGAGTATTTTGAATAGAAGAGCTTTTTTAATTGCCAAAATTTTTCATCAATATCTTTAATCTTTTGCCAAAAGATTTTATTATTTTTATTTGGATATGCTTTATTTATATCTTCTAAAAATCTATCAAAATCTTTAACCCTATCTATTATTTTTTTATTTTGTATTATTCTAATAGCAACTTCACTTTTAATAATATCTGGTTTATAATTTGCCTTATCAAAAATATCTTTTATAGGATGATTATCTTCATAACCTACAAATGTTGTAGCCCCTGTATTAAAATATGAGCCATATCTTTTATAGGTACTAGCACATCCTCCAAGATTTTTATCTTTTTCAAAAACTATTGTATTTTTATCTTTATTTAGTGAGGCAATCATACTTCCACCTATACCTGAGCCAACAACAGCTAAATCATAAAGTTTCATTTCTAGCCTCTTTAAATTTTTCTATTGCTCTTTTTCTTGATAATGATATATCAACCATAGCTTTAGGATATGAAAGGAATAGGTCTGAATGCACACCATTTTCTATATGAAACAATCTTGAATCCAAATCTTTTAACTCTTTAATAACTGATTTGATAAAAATCCCTTTTTCATCAAATTTTTTTGATTGGGTATAAGGATTAAAGACTCTAAAATATGGTGCGGCATCAGCTCCTGTACTTGCTCCCCATTGCCATGAACCTATATTTGAACTAGCTTCATAATCTAATAACTTTAAAGCAAAATACTTTTCACCTTTTTTCCAGTCAATAAATAAATTTTTAGTTAAAAAAGAAGCAACAATCATTCTTAATCTATTATGCATAAAACCAGTTTCATTTAAATGTCTCATAGCTGCATCAATAATTGGAACTCCTGTATTTCCTTCACACCATCTTATAAAATCATCTTCATTTTCATTCCAGTTAATATCAATCCCACTAAAATTGTCAAATTCAGAATTAGGAAAATGAAATAAAATATAATTGTAAAACTCTCTCCAAAACAATTCTCTTATAAAAAACTCACTATCTTTCATATTTCTTACATAATTAAATACCATAATAGGAGAAATAATACCAAAACGTAAAAAAACAGATAGATTTGAAGTTGCATCTTTATAGAAGAAATCTCTGTCTTCTTTATAATTACTCAATTTTTTAGGAATCTCTTCTAATACTTTTTTAACACCTTTAGTTAATATTTCAGGTAAAGTAGCAGTTTTAAACCCCATACTCTCTAAAGTAGGAACTTCAATATAAGCAAAAGGGTATAAAAGTATATTATCAGAAATAGCCCTTTGTTCTATATGATTTGATTGAGTTAATAGGTTCAATGATTTATAAAATGGAGTAAAAACTTTATAAGGTGTTCCATCATTTTTTAAATGCTTTGAAGGATCTAGTATAAAAGAATCAATGAATCTTTTTAAAGGAATTATTTTGTCTATCTCATCATCTCTTTTTTTTGCATAAGAATCAAAATCAACTGAGCATAAGACTTCATCAAAACC is a window of Halarcobacter sp. DNA encoding:
- a CDS encoding histidine kinase; translated protein: MDSVKLKISYKDWLYIILIGALFGFLISFFFLFLDKSLRGISTVVFSTCSAISISFFAFIFITLSNELVLPKIKEKFWILMSFIFSFLSGFLGFCFNYYLFSKTDFTIIEYISDFWFYISIISGFLTFLIGLILHQFIAMKYKNESINSEILESKIKALESELNPHFLFNALNSISELIYLDKQKAEKATLDLSKFLRNAINKDSLIPLKTELEMVKTYVGIENIRFDNNIELIIISNIKNKEIIVPKFSIQLLVENAIKHGYDSKKLNIEIKIDNDTIIVLNNGKISEKLIFGTGLSNLERRLVLLKVGKLSYNTKNDKMNFVISLEGK
- a CDS encoding deoxyribodipyrimidine photo-lyase, which produces MKQILWFRRDLRVEDSALLENAKGEVLPIFIFDEEILKSLPADDKRVTFIYQSVIDLKLKLLKMNLDLAIFYGKPKEIFSKLKKFGFDEVLCSVDFDSYAKKRDDEIDKIIPLKRFIDSFILDPSKHLKNDGTPYKVFTPFYKSLNLLTQSNHIEQRAISDNILLYPFAYIEVPTLESMGFKTATLPEILTKGVKKVLEEIPKKLSNYKEDRDFFYKDATSNLSVFLRFGIISPIMVFNYVRNMKDSEFFIRELFWREFYNYILFHFPNSEFDNFSGIDINWNENEDDFIRWCEGNTGVPIIDAAMRHLNETGFMHNRLRMIVASFLTKNLFIDWKKGEKYFALKLLDYEASSNIGSWQWGASTGADAAPYFRVFNPYTQSKKFDEKGIFIKSVIKELKDLDSRLFHIENGVHSDLFLSYPKAMVDISLSRKRAIEKFKEARNETL
- a CDS encoding NAD(P)-binding protein encodes the protein MKLYDLAVVGSGIGGSMIASLNKDKNTIVFEKDKNLGGCASTYKRYGSYFNTGATTFVGYEDNHPIKDIFDKANYKPDIIKSEVAIRIIQNKKIIDRVKDFDRFLEDINKAYPNKNNKIFWQKIKDIDEKFWQLKKLFYSKYSLNAYIKTANSFIELFFNFNTYTFKSAKSFIKEILGDISKEYQDFIDAQLLITLQTTSKEIPVLSLALGLAYPFHDVFYVNGGMGSLFEGLLKDIELKRKEQIIKVIKEKDKYRLISKKDEYLTSNLILNSTVYDSANLFEDKKIQEYYQQFTFNNQSAFVINFNLQTSEEPLHHYQIILDSQIPNTISNSFFISFSSKDDKVMSKNGYSVTISTHTNATYWENINKDEYIKQKAVCEEFIINSFLEHFENINKKDIINISSATSKTFRRYINRANCGGNAITIKNILNLPSCTTPFKGLYNVGDTIFAGQGWPGIAIGVKVLNEELNG